One window from the genome of Deinococcus sp. NW-56 encodes:
- a CDS encoding transcriptional regulator, producing the protein MFNPPTLEDLQETRRANEKLVLKALESKPEWVETELAKTTGLALSHLRAALASLLDQGRVRRLPGTGTRAVYGLADPGLADVPATPLTEDAKRVRDYLEGRADSALYMSEQLRMTRDDVMAALSLLNAHGMITCTFVGSLVIFRLKEAQALGQEQAAPAPATGKKKQVA; encoded by the coding sequence ATGTTTAACCCCCCCACCCTCGAAGACCTGCAAGAAACCCGGCGTGCCAATGAAAAGCTCGTCCTGAAGGCGCTGGAAAGCAAGCCTGAATGGGTCGAGACCGAGCTCGCCAAGACCACCGGCCTGGCCCTGTCGCACCTGCGGGCGGCCCTCGCCAGCCTGCTCGACCAGGGCCGGGTGCGCCGCCTGCCCGGCACCGGCACCCGCGCCGTGTATGGCCTGGCCGACCCCGGCCTCGCGGACGTGCCCGCCACGCCCCTGACCGAAGATGCCAAGCGCGTCCGTGATTACCTCGAAGGCCGCGCCGACAGCGCCCTGTACATGAGCGAGCAGCTCCGCATGACCCGTGACGACGTGATGGCGGCCCTGTCGCTGCTGAACGCGCACGGCATGATCACCTGCACCTTCGTGGGCAGCCTCGTGATCTTCCGCCTCAAGGAAGCGCAGGCGCTGGGCCAGGAGCAGGCGGCCCCGGCTCCCGCGACGGGCAAGAAGAAGCAGGTCGCCTGA
- a CDS encoding PRC-barrel domain-containing protein, producing MIKGKDLLGRNVVAINTGERIDSVRDLVFDHQANQVLGLLVDEGGWFRSARVVPFEAIRSVGEDAIMVDSADAVTSTREDGRLAEVLDSNISLVGMTLLTTDGQNLGKIADVYFDETTGRVEGYDATGGIFSDLTSGRSFVPAPEDVQIGQDAAIVPVSVASAMQEQEPGGLKGAYQSAAESVKQGYENIADATKERQKEYVVGKTAGGDITLDDGTVIVHKGETITAEQADRAEGVGKLAALATAATGGVLSEAYGSAKERVQGSVDDLKGASAERQKDYVIGKTAGTDVTAEVADGVQEVIVHQGTVITPFHAERAEQAGRLPALVAAAGGGSLTETVQTLTGRREATTVEDTIGRRVRSDVRTPSGNLLAVQGQIVTPAVAERARTLGLDAALIAATVAPQSGAGGTGTAAALSGGVASVSEGASNFLDRAKSWFSDKREEAGEALENRQQQQMEQKVRDALGRPVTRVILAPDDTIILNVGEIVTHKAIEAARAGDVLDILVDSVSKEEPVIDPLAVRPHETGVAALEGQADLAEQPLEGEARSGMDPLNPNPTDPTRRN from the coding sequence ATGATCAAAGGCAAAGACCTGCTGGGCCGCAACGTCGTGGCCATCAACACCGGCGAGCGCATCGACAGCGTGCGCGACCTCGTCTTCGACCACCAGGCCAATCAGGTGCTGGGACTGCTTGTCGACGAGGGCGGCTGGTTCCGCTCGGCGCGGGTGGTGCCCTTCGAGGCGATCCGCTCGGTCGGCGAGGACGCCATCATGGTGGACAGCGCCGATGCCGTGACCTCCACCCGCGAGGACGGGCGCCTCGCCGAGGTGCTGGACTCCAACATCAGCCTCGTCGGGATGACCCTGCTGACGACCGACGGCCAGAACCTCGGCAAGATCGCCGACGTGTACTTCGACGAGACGACCGGGCGCGTGGAAGGCTACGACGCGACGGGCGGCATCTTCAGCGACCTCACCAGCGGCCGGAGCTTCGTGCCCGCGCCCGAGGACGTGCAGATCGGGCAGGACGCCGCCATCGTGCCGGTCAGCGTGGCGAGCGCCATGCAGGAGCAGGAGCCGGGCGGCCTGAAGGGCGCCTACCAGAGCGCCGCCGAGAGCGTCAAGCAGGGCTACGAGAACATCGCCGACGCCACCAAGGAGCGTCAGAAGGAGTACGTCGTCGGCAAGACGGCGGGCGGCGACATCACCCTGGACGACGGCACCGTGATCGTGCACAAGGGCGAGACCATCACCGCCGAGCAGGCCGACCGCGCCGAGGGCGTGGGCAAGCTGGCCGCGCTCGCGACCGCCGCGACGGGCGGGGTGCTCTCCGAGGCCTACGGCAGCGCCAAGGAGCGCGTGCAGGGCAGCGTGGACGACCTGAAGGGCGCCAGCGCCGAGCGCCAGAAGGACTACGTGATCGGCAAGACCGCCGGCACCGACGTGACGGCGGAAGTGGCCGACGGCGTGCAGGAGGTCATCGTTCACCAGGGCACCGTCATCACGCCCTTCCACGCCGAGCGGGCCGAGCAGGCCGGGCGCCTGCCCGCGCTGGTGGCCGCAGCGGGCGGCGGCAGCCTCACCGAGACGGTGCAGACCTTGACCGGGCGCCGCGAAGCCACCACCGTGGAGGACACCATCGGGCGCCGGGTGCGCAGCGACGTGCGCACGCCCTCGGGCAACCTCCTCGCCGTGCAGGGCCAGATCGTGACGCCCGCCGTGGCCGAGCGTGCCCGGACCCTGGGCCTGGACGCCGCCCTGATCGCCGCGACGGTCGCGCCGCAGTCTGGGGCGGGCGGCACGGGCACCGCCGCCGCCCTGTCCGGCGGCGTGGCGAGCGTCAGTGAGGGCGCGAGCAACTTCCTCGACCGCGCCAAGTCGTGGTTCAGCGACAAGCGCGAGGAGGCCGGAGAAGCCCTGGAGAACCGCCAGCAGCAGCAGATGGAGCAGAAGGTCCGCGACGCGCTGGGCCGCCCGGTCACCCGCGTGATTCTGGCGCCCGACGACACCATCATCCTGAACGTCGGCGAGATCGTGACCCACAAGGCGATCGAGGCCGCGCGGGCCGGGGACGTGCTGGACATCCTGGTCGACAGCGTGAGCAAGGAAGAACCGGTCATCGACCCCCTCGCCGTGCGCCCCCACGAGACGGGCGTGGCCGCGCTCGAAGGCCAAGCGGACCTCGCCGAGCAGCCCCTGGAGGGTGAGGCCCGGTCCGGCATGGACCCGCTGAACCCCAACCCTACCGACCCCACCCGGCGCAACTGA
- a CDS encoding cyclic-di-AMP receptor, with the protein MKLVLAVIQDADAAALIRVLSENAFEVTKLASTGGFLREGNTTLMIGVPDTRMDELKRHVQQTCRTRTRLVTPGVPMGEGGEGMASDPVEVAVGGAVMFVLGVQEFVKV; encoded by the coding sequence ATGAAGCTCGTGCTCGCCGTGATTCAGGATGCCGACGCCGCCGCGCTGATCCGGGTGCTGTCGGAAAACGCCTTCGAGGTCACCAAGCTCGCCAGCACGGGCGGCTTTCTGCGCGAGGGCAACACCACCCTGATGATCGGCGTGCCCGACACGCGCATGGACGAACTCAAGCGCCACGTTCAGCAGACCTGCCGCACCCGTACCCGCCTCGTCACCCCCGGCGTGCCGATGGGCGAGGGCGGCGAGGGCATGGCGTCCGACCCGGTGGAGGTCGCGGTGGGCGGCGCGGTGATGTTCGTGCTGGGCGTGCAGGAGTTCGTGAAGGTCTGA
- a CDS encoding ATP-binding cassette domain-containing protein translates to MLDIQNLSKTYGRHTALRDVSLTAGEGEVFGLLGPNGAGKTTLLRILATLLQPTAGTASVAGHDVGREPEAVRRVIGVVNGGMGLPARLTGREVLRSFAGFYGMTRAQADTRIAELDAALDLGRTLDTRAGEYSTGMKQKVVIARAVIHDPQVLVLDEAASGLDIFARRTLLDFVAGARRPGRLTLYSTHVMSEAEEVCDRVAILHQGELVTVGGIPDILARTGERTLERAFFALVRGTGQEAARAS, encoded by the coding sequence ATGCTGGACATCCAGAACCTGAGCAAGACCTACGGGCGGCACACGGCGCTGCGGGACGTGAGCCTCACAGCGGGGGAGGGCGAGGTCTTTGGGCTGCTCGGCCCCAACGGGGCAGGCAAGACGACCCTGCTGCGCATCCTGGCGACCCTCTTGCAGCCGACGGCGGGCACCGCGAGCGTGGCGGGCCACGACGTGGGGCGCGAGCCGGAGGCGGTGCGCCGGGTAATCGGCGTGGTGAACGGCGGCATGGGCCTGCCCGCCCGCCTGACGGGGCGCGAGGTGCTGCGCTCCTTCGCAGGCTTCTACGGCATGACGCGGGCGCAGGCCGACACGCGCATCGCGGAGCTGGACGCGGCGCTGGACCTGGGGCGGACCCTCGACACCCGCGCGGGCGAGTACTCGACGGGCATGAAGCAGAAGGTGGTGATCGCCCGCGCGGTGATCCATGACCCGCAGGTGCTGGTCCTCGACGAGGCGGCCAGCGGACTGGACATCTTCGCGCGGCGCACCCTGCTCGACTTCGTGGCGGGGGCGCGGCGGCCGGGGCGACTGACCCTCTACTCCACCCACGTCATGAGCGAGGCGGAGGAGGTCTGCGACCGGGTGGCGATCCTGCACCAGGGCGAACTGGTCACGGTGGGGGGCATTCCGGACATCCTCGCGCGGACGGGCGAGCGCACGCTGGAACGGGCCTTTTTCGCGCTGGTACGCGGCACGGGGCAGGAGGCGGCGCGTGCGTCCTGA
- a CDS encoding Ig-like domain-containing protein, with protein MSVDAPAFQLTVGAQRGVRATVQGTGSFNAAVTWASDRPGVAGVDGQGQVSAVAPGTATITATSVQDPARSAALTVTVVAPPAPPAVPGPVAPTVSGVSLSHTALTLTAGGSQPVTATVEGTGVFNPAVTWVTSDPGVAGVDAAGRVTAVAPGTATVTAISVGDPGRRASLSVTVTAKAPTVTGVTLSPTELSLTTGGSQVVTAAVQGTGTFNPAVTWSSSQAGVASVDAAGRVTAVTPGQATITATSVGDPSRRASLTVTVSAPAPTVSGVTLSPASLTLTAGTGQAVTATVQGTGSFDRTVTWFTSNPAVAGVDGSGQVSAVAPGGATVTAVSVGDPSRRATLSVTVVAAPPPPTPQPPAPQPPAPGADPFAITVVFPDGTLLTPAQKDAFTGAAARWSQVIAAGLPDVAGVQLSTGARVTVDDLTIVASSVPIDGPGNVLGQAGPRQVRPGTTLPLWGEMQFDSADLAGMEANGTLTGVILHEMGHVLGIGTLWNRYLTGNADSCAAATQVQYTGAAGLREYRTLGGLAPAVPVEDRYGEGTKCGHWKKSVFGAELMTGFVSRGQMPLSRLTLGALADLGYSVNYAAADAYALANVAAQGLEAFPIVERLITPDGVLDGPLHQH; from the coding sequence GTGAGCGTGGACGCCCCGGCCTTTCAGCTCACGGTCGGGGCGCAGCGGGGCGTGCGGGCCACGGTGCAGGGCACCGGTAGTTTCAATGCAGCGGTGACCTGGGCCAGTGACCGCCCGGGGGTCGCGGGTGTGGATGGGCAGGGGCAGGTCAGCGCCGTCGCGCCCGGCACCGCCACCATCACCGCGACGAGCGTGCAGGACCCGGCCAGGAGCGCCGCCCTGACCGTCACGGTCGTGGCCCCCCCGGCCCCTCCGGCCGTGCCCGGTCCAGTCGCCCCCACCGTTTCTGGGGTGAGCCTCAGCCACACGGCCCTGACCCTGACGGCGGGGGGAAGTCAGCCGGTCACTGCCACGGTGGAGGGCACCGGGGTTTTCAATCCGGCGGTCACCTGGGTCACCTCCGACCCTGGCGTGGCGGGCGTGGATGCGGCGGGTCGGGTGACTGCCGTCGCCCCCGGCACAGCCACGGTCACGGCGATCAGCGTCGGGGACCCCGGCCGCCGGGCCAGCCTGAGCGTGACCGTCACGGCCAAGGCCCCCACCGTCACGGGCGTCACGCTGTCCCCGACCGAGCTGAGCCTGACCACGGGCGGCAGCCAGGTGGTCACGGCGGCCGTGCAGGGGACCGGGACCTTCAACCCGGCGGTCACCTGGAGCAGTTCACAGGCGGGCGTGGCGAGCGTGGACGCAGCGGGCCGGGTCACCGCCGTCACTCCCGGCCAGGCGACCATTACGGCCACGAGCGTGGGCGACCCCAGCCGCCGGGCCAGCCTGACGGTCACGGTCAGCGCCCCGGCTCCTACGGTCAGCGGCGTCACCCTCAGCCCCGCCTCCCTGACCCTGACCGCTGGAACGGGGCAAGCCGTCACCGCGACCGTGCAGGGCACCGGCAGCTTTGACCGGACCGTCACCTGGTTCACCTCCAACCCCGCCGTGGCGGGCGTGGACGGGTCGGGGCAAGTCAGCGCCGTGGCTCCGGGCGGCGCCACCGTCACCGCTGTCAGCGTGGGGGACCCCAGCCGCCGGGCGACGCTGAGCGTGACCGTCGTGGCCGCGCCCCCGCCGCCCACGCCCCAGCCTCCGGCCCCGCAGCCCCCGGCTCCGGGCGCGGACCCCTTCGCCATCACGGTCGTCTTTCCGGACGGCACCCTGCTGACCCCCGCCCAGAAGGACGCCTTCACCGGGGCGGCGGCCCGCTGGTCGCAGGTCATCGCCGCAGGGCTGCCCGACGTGGCGGGCGTGCAGCTTTCCACCGGAGCGCGGGTCACGGTGGACGACCTCACCATCGTGGCGAGCAGCGTGCCCATCGACGGCCCCGGCAATGTGCTGGGGCAGGCCGGACCCAGGCAGGTGCGGCCCGGCACCACGCTGCCGCTCTGGGGCGAGATGCAGTTCGACTCGGCCGACCTCGCGGGCATGGAGGCGAACGGCACCCTGACGGGCGTGATTCTGCACGAGATGGGGCACGTGCTGGGCATCGGCACCCTGTGGAACAGGTACCTGACCGGCAACGCGGACTCCTGCGCGGCCGCGACCCAGGTGCAGTACACCGGAGCGGCGGGCCTGCGCGAGTACCGCACGCTGGGTGGGCTGGCCCCCGCCGTCCCGGTCGAGGACCGCTACGGCGAGGGCACCAAGTGCGGCCACTGGAAGAAGTCCGTCTTCGGGGCCGAGCTGATGACCGGCTTCGTGAGCCGGGGCCAGATGCCCCTGAGCCGCCTCACCCTGGGGGCGCTGGCGGACCTGGGCTACAGCGTGAACTACGCGGCGGCGGACGCCTACGCCCTCGCCAACGTGGCCGCGCAGGGGCTGGAGGCTTTCCCCATCGTCGAGCGGCTGATCACGCCGGACGGGGTGCTGGACGGCCCGCTGCATCAGCACTGA
- the polA gene encoding DNA polymerase I yields the protein MTPPSPDTLVLIDGHALAFRSYFALPPLSSSKGEATHAILGFLRQTLRLARQASNQIIVVFDPPGGSFRHEQYDGYKSGRAQTPSDLPGQIRRLREIVDALGWPRLEELGYEADDVIGSVTRMAEGRGFQVRIVTSDRDAYQLLDDHVRVIANDFSLIGPQEVLDKYGVTVRQWVDYRALTGDASDNIPGAKGIGPKTAAKILQEYGTLDAALEAARAGTLEPKGTREKLLASEKDVLFSRDLSRMVTDLPLRVDLGAPRGPGNPDRLMELLDELELVSLKREVLALGQKEADSLVAAATAPEAGTFTPPQTEPWRTPGPDVTWGYVLSREDDLTADLIGAATFDGEVARVAPTEERTPPPGALPAAEAPAEPALLPEAPRTKAEQKALEKAARAAEKASQRLAALYPPTVSDAEFIGQRSVRAAGAKALAAHLSVRGTVVEPGDDPLLVAYLLDPANTNMPTVAERYLRLSWPDDAATRAAITHRLMADLPPQLDEPRRKLYAEMELPLSAVLARMEVRGVRLDSAYLRGLSIATAERLATLEAEIHGHAGREFPIRSRDQLETVLYDELGLASGKKTKLTGKRSTAVSALEPLRDEHPIIPALLEYRELEKLRGTYLDPLPNLVNPQTGRLHTTFAQTAVATGRLSSLNPNLQNIPIRSELGREIRKGFIADDGFVLISADYSQIELRLLAHIAEDRLMQQAFQEGADIHRRTAAQVLGLDEATVTPNQRRAAKTVNFGVLYGMSAHRLSNDLGIPYAEAASFIEVYFSTYPGIRRYIDRTLEFGREHGYVETLYGRRRYVPELKASNRTLREAGERLAYNMPIQGTAADIIKLAMVRLDRELEALGARLLLQVHDELLIEAPEHRAEEVAQLTREVMEGAAQLSVPLAVEVGAGPNWYDTK from the coding sequence ATGACCCCCCCCTCGCCCGACACGCTCGTGCTCATCGACGGACACGCGCTGGCGTTCCGCTCCTACTTCGCGCTGCCGCCCCTGAGTAGCAGCAAGGGGGAAGCGACGCACGCGATCCTGGGCTTCCTGCGCCAGACGCTGCGGCTCGCGCGGCAGGCCAGCAACCAGATCATCGTGGTGTTCGACCCGCCCGGCGGAAGCTTCCGGCACGAGCAGTACGACGGCTACAAGTCGGGCCGCGCCCAGACCCCCTCCGACCTGCCCGGCCAGATTCGCCGCCTGCGCGAGATCGTGGACGCGCTGGGCTGGCCCCGGCTGGAGGAACTCGGCTACGAGGCCGACGACGTGATCGGCTCGGTGACCCGCATGGCGGAAGGCCGGGGCTTTCAGGTGCGGATCGTGACTTCCGACCGCGACGCCTACCAACTCCTCGACGACCACGTGCGCGTGATCGCCAACGACTTCTCGCTGATCGGGCCGCAGGAGGTGCTGGACAAGTACGGGGTCACTGTGCGGCAGTGGGTGGATTACCGGGCGCTGACCGGGGACGCCAGCGACAACATCCCCGGCGCCAAGGGAATCGGCCCCAAGACTGCCGCCAAGATCCTGCAGGAGTACGGCACCCTCGACGCCGCGCTGGAGGCCGCCCGCGCGGGCACGCTGGAACCCAAGGGGACCCGCGAAAAGCTGCTCGCCTCGGAAAAGGACGTGCTGTTCAGCCGCGACCTCTCGCGAATGGTGACCGACCTGCCCCTGCGGGTGGACCTCGGGGCGCCGCGCGGTCCGGGCAACCCCGACCGCCTGATGGAGCTACTCGACGAGCTGGAGCTGGTGTCCCTCAAGCGGGAGGTGCTCGCGCTGGGGCAGAAGGAGGCGGACTCGCTCGTGGCAGCGGCCACCGCCCCCGAAGCCGGGACCTTCACCCCACCCCAGACCGAGCCGTGGCGCACGCCGGGGCCGGACGTGACCTGGGGCTACGTGCTCTCGCGCGAGGACGACCTCACCGCCGATCTGATCGGGGCGGCCACCTTCGACGGCGAGGTCGCCCGCGTCGCGCCGACCGAGGAACGCACCCCCCCGCCCGGTGCGCTGCCCGCAGCGGAGGCGCCCGCCGAGCCCGCGCTGCTCCCGGAAGCGCCCCGGACCAAGGCGGAGCAGAAGGCGCTGGAAAAGGCCGCCCGCGCCGCCGAGAAAGCCTCGCAGCGCCTAGCGGCCCTTTATCCCCCCACCGTCTCCGACGCCGAGTTCATCGGGCAGCGGTCGGTGCGGGCGGCGGGGGCCAAGGCGCTCGCGGCGCACCTCAGCGTGCGCGGCACGGTGGTGGAGCCGGGGGACGACCCCCTCCTCGTCGCCTACCTGCTCGACCCCGCGAACACGAACATGCCCACGGTGGCCGAGCGCTACCTGCGCCTGTCCTGGCCCGACGACGCGGCCACCCGCGCGGCGATCACCCACCGCCTGATGGCCGACCTTCCGCCCCAGCTCGACGAACCCCGCCGCAAGCTCTACGCGGAGATGGAACTCCCCCTCTCGGCGGTCCTCGCCCGGATGGAGGTGCGCGGGGTGCGGCTCGACAGCGCCTACCTGCGCGGACTGTCCATCGCCACGGCCGAGCGCCTCGCCACCCTGGAGGCCGAGATTCACGGGCACGCGGGCCGCGAGTTTCCCATCCGCAGCCGCGACCAACTGGAAACCGTGCTGTACGACGAACTCGGCCTCGCCAGCGGCAAGAAGACCAAGCTGACGGGCAAGCGGAGCACGGCAGTCTCGGCGCTGGAGCCCCTGCGCGACGAGCACCCCATCATCCCCGCGCTGCTCGAATACCGCGAGTTAGAAAAGCTGCGCGGCACCTACCTCGACCCCCTCCCCAACCTCGTTAACCCACAGACCGGGCGGCTGCACACCACCTTCGCGCAGACGGCGGTGGCGACCGGGCGCCTGAGCAGCCTCAACCCCAACCTCCAGAACATCCCCATCCGCTCGGAACTCGGCCGCGAGATTCGCAAGGGCTTTATCGCGGACGACGGCTTCGTGCTGATCAGCGCCGACTACTCGCAGATCGAGCTGCGGCTGCTCGCGCACATCGCCGAAGACCGCCTGATGCAGCAGGCCTTTCAGGAAGGGGCCGACATCCACCGCCGCACCGCCGCGCAGGTGCTGGGACTGGACGAGGCGACCGTCACGCCCAACCAGCGCCGCGCCGCCAAGACGGTCAACTTCGGCGTGCTGTACGGCATGAGCGCCCACCGGCTGAGCAACGATCTCGGCATCCCCTACGCCGAGGCCGCCTCCTTTATCGAGGTGTACTTCAGCACCTACCCCGGCATCCGGCGCTACATCGACCGCACGCTGGAGTTCGGCCGCGAGCACGGGTACGTCGAGACGCTGTACGGCCGCCGCCGCTACGTGCCGGAGCTGAAGGCCTCCAACCGAACCCTGCGCGAGGCGGGCGAGCGGCTGGCCTACAACATGCCCATTCAGGGCACCGCCGCCGACATCATCAAGCTGGCGATGGTGCGGCTCGACCGCGAGCTGGAGGCGCTGGGCGCCCGGCTGCTGCTGCAGGTCCACGACGAACTGCTGATCGAGGCGCCCGAGCACCGTGCCGAGGAGGTGGCGCAACTCACCCGCGAGGTGATGGAGGGCGCCGCGCAACTCAGCGTGCCGCTGGCGGTCGAGGTCGGTGCGGGGCCGAACTGGTACGACACGAAGTAG
- a CDS encoding ABC transporter permease, which yields MRPDYLWRVASRDLLSTLRDRRTLTSTILIPLLLIPLFTLGLPLLLGSFIGGQAQERQQVGVVGTLPAPLRTALTRDEKAPDGTVIRAGVELVPVEDPRAAVQSGEVDAALRAPAPLPTRAGDGAGQLEVYAKLGNLRAQTGAFAKVQATVEAYNRELAVQRLGGLGLGPQTLTPVTLSPIDASPEQERRSGQLAFLIPLLMLNFILSGAMATALDATAGEKERGTLESLLVSPVRRSEVVAGKLLATTITALTTALFSVGGFLLTGVLSRTLLDGNGANAELTQAFGGQLTLTLGGALALLGTVISAALLISAVLIALSIYARSYKEAQTYVTPLSLAIVFPAVLLQFSDFLTLSDGIYALPLFGSMVSILDVVRGNLTAGHALTAIGANLVGTLLLGLLALRSFHREEVIFRN from the coding sequence GTGCGTCCTGACTATCTCTGGCGGGTGGCCTCGCGTGACCTGCTCTCGACCCTGCGCGACCGCCGCACCCTGACGAGCACCATCCTGATTCCGCTGCTCCTCATTCCCCTCTTCACGCTGGGGCTGCCCCTGCTGCTGGGCAGCTTCATCGGCGGGCAGGCGCAGGAGCGCCAGCAGGTCGGGGTGGTGGGCACCCTGCCCGCGCCCCTCCGCACGGCCCTCACCCGCGACGAGAAGGCCCCCGACGGCACCGTGATCCGCGCCGGGGTCGAACTCGTCCCCGTGGAGGACCCCCGCGCCGCCGTGCAGTCGGGCGAGGTGGACGCGGCGCTGCGGGCGCCCGCACCGCTGCCCACCCGCGCGGGCGACGGGGCAGGGCAGTTGGAGGTCTACGCCAAGCTGGGCAACCTGCGGGCACAGACCGGGGCCTTCGCCAAGGTGCAGGCCACCGTGGAGGCCTACAACCGTGAGCTGGCCGTCCAGCGCCTCGGCGGGCTGGGGCTGGGGCCGCAGACGTTGACGCCCGTGACCCTCTCCCCCATCGACGCCAGCCCCGAGCAGGAACGGCGCAGCGGGCAGCTCGCCTTCCTGATTCCGCTGCTGATGCTGAACTTCATCCTGTCGGGGGCGATGGCGACCGCGCTGGATGCCACGGCGGGCGAGAAGGAGCGCGGCACCCTGGAAAGCCTGCTCGTCTCGCCCGTGCGGCGCTCGGAGGTCGTGGCCGGGAAGCTGCTCGCCACGACGATCACGGCGCTCACGACCGCGCTGTTCAGCGTGGGCGGCTTTCTGCTGACCGGCGTGCTGTCGCGCACGCTGCTCGACGGGAATGGGGCGAACGCCGAACTCACCCAGGCCTTCGGCGGGCAGCTCACACTGACGCTGGGGGGAGCGCTCGCGCTGCTGGGCACGGTGATCAGCGCCGCCCTGCTGATCAGCGCCGTCCTGATCGCCCTGAGCATCTACGCCCGCTCGTACAAGGAGGCGCAGACCTACGTCACGCCGCTCTCGCTCGCCATCGTCTTTCCGGCGGTGCTGCTGCAATTCAGCGACTTCCTGACCCTGAGCGACGGCATCTACGCCCTGCCCCTCTTCGGGAGCATGGTGTCCATTCTCGACGTGGTGCGTGGCAACCTGACGGCCGGGCACGCGCTGACCGCCATCGGGGCCAATCTGGTCGGGACGCTGCTGCTGGGCCTGCTCGCCCTGCGGTCCTTCCACCGCGAGGAAGTCATCTTCCGGAACTGA